A window from Malassezia restricta chromosome I, complete sequence encodes these proteins:
- a CDS encoding pyruvate carboxylase, whose amino-acid sequence MVEVTAQSVESRDFPTIEHLRDELRELSGIKGRRLMVANRGEIAIRIFRTAHELGLQTVAIYSAEDRMCAHRSKADFSFEVGKGLSPVAAYLDMDGIVQIAKENKVDMIHPGYGFLAENPEFARKVEEAGIAFVGPRPETIDGLGDKTKARDLAREAQVPIVPGTPGPIASYDAAEPFIKEVGFPVIIKAAMGGGGRGMRVVWSMDEFHAAFDRAVSEARSAFGDPTVFIERFLHRPRHIEVQLLADGEGNTMHLFERDCSVQRRHQKVVEVAPASHLSESVRQAILQDAVKIAKTARYRNAGTAEFLVDQENRHYFIEINPRLQVEHTITEEVTGVDIVASQIQIAAGATLRDLGLSQESLIARGSAIQCRITTEDPEASFQPDTGRIEVYSAAGGTGVRLDAGSGFVGAQITPHFDSLLVKVTCRAATYEMARRKMIRALVEFRIRGVKTNIPYLLRLLRHHYFVEGNTWTTMIDDTPELFIFGHSANRAQKLLQYIGNLLVNGSSIKGQVGEPGLSTEAHRPSLYKDGQLVDTSKPMLQGWRNIIVQEGPEAFARAVRAYKGTLIMDTTWRDAHQSLFATRLRTLDILNIARETSHALHNAYSLECWGGATFDVAMRFLYEDPWERLRAMRKLVPNIPFQALIRGANAVGYTSYPDNAIYEFSKRAVENGLDIFRVFDSLNSLDSLKLGMHAAKVAGGVVEGTICYTGDVANPERHPKYTLDYYMGLVDELVATGHLHVLGIKDMAGLLKPQSARLLVGSIRAKYPDLPIHVHSHDTAGIAVASMLACAEAGADVIDAAIDSMSGLTSQPSMGAIVSSLEQMELGTGISHDSIQRLNLYWSEVRQLYQCFEQNVKASDSSVFDHEMPGGQYTNLMFQSQQLGLGSQWSEIKHAYMEANMLCGDIVKVTPSSKVVGDLAQFMVANKLSARDVEEHASTLDFPVSVVEFFQGFLGTPPGGFPEPLRTHIIRNKERVDTRRGASLPPLDFDKIKSDLTVKYRRPMSECDAVSWAMYPKVFEEFQAFIEEFGDLSRMPTRFFLGKPKAGEEMHIPIEDGKLLIVKLLGLGPFHEATGMRDVLFELNSSPRSISVKDLSASVEEVHHEKATSEPGSVGSPLAGVVVELKVKEGDAVKPGDAMFVMSAMKMETIVSAQIAGKVTRVAVKQNDSLSQNDLLCEITP is encoded by the coding sequence ATGGTGGAAGTAACGGCACAGAGTGTGGAGTCTCGTGACTTTCCCACCATTGAGCATCTTCGTGATGAGCTTCGTGAGCTCTCTGGTATCAAGGGCCGTCGTTTGATGGTAGCCAATCGAGGAGAAATCGCCATTCGCATTTTCCGTACTGCACATGAGTTGGGCCTACAGACGGTAGCTATTTACAGCGCGGAAGACCGGATGTGTGCGCACCGCTCCAAGGCCGACTTCTCCTTCGAGGTTGGCAAGGGTCTGTCCCCCGTGGCAGCCTACCTAGATATGGACGGCATTGTGCAAATTGCCAAGGAAAATAAAGTGGACATGATTCACCCCGGGTATGGATTCTTGGCCGAGAACCCTGAATTTGCGAGAAAAGTAGAGGAAGCGGGTATTGCATTCGTGGGCCCGCGTCCCGAGACCATTGACGGCCTGGGCGACAAGACCAAGGCCCGGGACCTTGCGCGCGAGGCTCAAGTACCGATTGTGCCTGGTACGCCTGGACCCATTGCAAGCTACGATGCAGCTGAGCCCTTCATCAAGGAAGTGGGTTTCCCTGTCATTATTAAGGCGGCTATGGGCGGTGGTGGCCGTGGTATGCGTGTTGTATGGAGCATGGACGAGTTCCACGCAGCCTTTGACCGTGCCGTATCCGAGGCTCGGTCGGCCTTTGGTGACCCAACCGTGTTCATTGAGCGCTTTCTTCACCGGCCGCGCCACATCGAGGtccagctgctggccgaTGGAGAAGGCAACACGATGCACCTGTTTGAACGCGACTGCTctgtgcagcgccgtcaCCAAAAAGTCGTCGAGGTCGCACCCGCAAGCCACTTGAGTGAGAGTGTGCGCCAGGCGATCTTGCAGGATGCTGTGAAGATCGCCAAGACAGCCCGTTACCGTAATGCAGGCACGGCTGAGTTCCTCGTCGACCAGGAAAACCGACACTACTTTATCGAAATCAATCCACGCTTGCAAGTCGAACACACGATTACGGAGGAAGTTACAGGTGTCGATATTGTCGCGAGCCAGATTCAGATTGCGGCGGGCGCAACACTCCGCGACCTTGGCTTGTCTCAGGAAAGTCTTATTGCACGTGGCTCGGCTATCCAATGTCGTATCACAACTGAGGATCCGGAAGCCAGTTTCCAGCCAGACACGGGTCGTATCGAAGTGTACAGCGCGGCAGGAGGCACGGGAGTTCGTCTTGACGCTGGCTCCGGTTTCGTGGGTGCACAGATCACGCCTCATTTCGACTCACTCCTCGTCAAGGTGACGTGCCGTGCAGCGACGTATGAGATGGCGCGTCGTAAAATGATTCGTGCATTGGTCGAGTTCCGCATTCGTGGTGTCAAAACCAATATCCCATACTTGCTGCGCCTCCTTCGCCACCACTACTTTGTCGAAGGCAACACATGGACCACCATGATTGACGACACGCCGGAGCTGTTCATTTTTGGCCACTCAGCCAATCGTGCTCAAAAGCTGCTGCAATATATTGGTAACCTGTTGGTGAACGGCAGCTCCATCAAGGGTCAGGTGGGTGAGCCTGGTTTGTCGACAGAGGCGCACCGTCCGTCACTCTACAAAGATGGCCAATTGGTTGACACAAGCAAGCCGATGCTGCAAGGTTGGCGCAACATTATTGTACAGGAGGGTCCTGAGGCATTTGCCCGTGCGGTGCGTGCTTACAAAGGCACCCTCATCATGGATacgacatggcgcgatGCACATCAGAGTCTGTTTGCGACGCGTCTGCGCACACTGGACATATTGAATATTGCTCGCGAAacgtcgcatgcgctgcacaaTGCGTACAGTCTGGAGTGCTGGGGAGGTGCCACGTTCGATGTTGCCATGCGTTTCTTGTATGAGGACCCATGGGAGCGTctgcgtgcgatgcgtAAGCTGGTTCCCAACATTCCTTTCCAGGCATTGATCCGTGGTGCGAATGCTGTGGGCTATACGTCGTACCCAGACAATGCCATTTACGAATTCAGCAAGCGCGCGGTCGAAAACGGATTGGACATTTTCCGCGTATTCGACTCTCTCAACAGCCTCGATTCGCtcaagctcggcatgcacgccgccaAGGTCGCGGGTGGTGTAGTAGAAGGCACCATCTGCTACACAGGTGACGTGGCGAACCCGGAGCGTCACCCCAAGTACACGCTCGACTACTACATGGGGCTTGTGGATGAGCTTGTGGCTACGGGTCACCTGCATGTACTTGGCATTAAGGATATGGCTGGCTTGCTTAAGCCGCAATCGGCACGACTGCTCGTGGGCTCCATCCGCGCCAAGTATCCTGACCTGCCGATCCACGTTCACTCCCACGATACGGCTGGTATTGCTGTCGCTAGTATGTTGGCCTGTGCCGAGGCGGGTGCCGATGTCATTGATGCTGCCATCGACAGCATGTCGGGTCTGACCTCGCAGCCATCCATGGGTGCCATTGTGAGCTCGCTTGAGCAAATGGAGCTCGGTACTGGCATTTCGCACGACAGTATTCAGCGTCTGAATCTGTACTGGTCTGAAGTGCGCCAGCTGTACCAATGCTTTGAGCAGAATGTCAAGGCATCCGACTCGTCCGTGTTTGACCACGAGATGCCTGGTGGCCAATACACAAACCTCATGTTCCAGTctcagcagcttggcctCGGCTCGCAATGGAGCGAGATCAAGCATGCTTACATGGAGGCCAACATGTTGTGTGGTGACATTGTCAAGGTCACGCCCTCGTCCAAGGTGGTAGGTGACTTGGCGCAGTTCATGGTCGCCAACAAGCTGTCGGCCCGCGATGTGGAAGAGCATGCGTCGACCCTCGACTTCCCTGTATCTGTTGTTGAGTTCTTCCAAGGCTTTTTGGGTACACCGCCTGGTGGCTTCCCGGAGCcactgcgcacgcacatcaTCCGGAACAAGGAGCGCGTTGACACACGCCGTGGTGCTTCACTGCCGCCTCTCGACTTCGACAAAATCAAGTCGGACCTGACAGTCAAGTACCGACGCCCTATGTCCGAGTGCGACGCTGTCAGTTGGGCTATGTACCCGAAGGTGTTTGAAGAGTTCCAGGCATTTATTGAAGAATTTGGCGACTTGAGCCGCATGCCGACTCGCTTCTTCCTCGGTAAGCCCAAAGCCGGTGAGGAGATGCATATTCCGATTGAAGACGGCAAGCTGCTCATTGTTAAGCTGCTAGGTCTTGGTCCATTCCACGAAGCTACAGGTATGCGTGACGTGCTCTTTGAGCTCAACTCGAGTCCACGCAGTATTTCCGTCAAGGACCtcagcgccagcgtcgaAGAGGTGCATCATGAGAAGGCCACGTCTGAGCCGGGTAGTGTGGGCTCGCCTCTGGCTGGTGTCGTGGTTGAACTCAAGGTCAAGGAAGGCGACGCGGTCAAGCCAGGCGATGCGATGTTTGTCATGAGTGCCATGAAGATGGAGACCATCGTCTCGGCCCAGATTGCTGGTAAAGTGACGCGTGTGGCCGTCAAGCAAAATGACTCCCTCTCACAGAACGATCTGCTGTGTGAGATCACTCCTTGA
- a CDS encoding small subunit ribosomal protein S18e, with protein sequence MSLVPPDPSQNFAHILRLLNTNVDGKRKIQYALTEIKGVGRRYANIVCKKADIDLRKRAGELNSDELERIVNILQSPQEFKIPTWFLNRQKDFSTGKDSQVLSNNVEAKLRDDLERLKKIRAHRGLRHYWDLRARGQHTRTTGRKGRTVANKKK encoded by the exons atgtcgctcgtgccgccggACCCTTCGCAGAACTTCGCTCACATCCTTCG TCTGCTCAACACGAACGTTGATGGCAAGCGCAAGATTCAGTACGCCCTGACGGAGATCAAGGGTGTTGGTCGCCGCTATGCCAACATCGTCTGCAAGAAGGCCGACATTGACCTCCGCAAGCG CGCCGGTGAGCTCAACTCGGATGAACTGGAACGTATTGTCAATATCCTTCAGTCACCTCAGGAGTTCAAGATCCCGACGTGGTTCCTTAACCGACAGAAGGACTTCTCGACTGGTAAGGACTCGCAGGTCCTGTCGAACAACGTCGAGGCCAAGCTCCGTGATGACCTTGAGCGTCTGAAGAAGATTCGTGCCCACCGTGGTCTGCGTCACTACTGGGACCTCCGTGCCCGTGGTCAACACACCCGCACAACTGGTCGCAAGGGTCGCACGGTGGCTAACAAGAAGAAGTAA
- a CDS encoding solute carrier family 25 (mitochondrial iron transporter), member 28/37 — protein sequence MTVEKTPNVFIAPDMPIDEAVEPEIDYEGLGDNYPLHINMLAGSLAGITEHAVMFPVDVVRTRMQVLTSSPTATYSGIFDAFSRISSLEGARTLWKGIASVILGAGPAHALYFGTYELVKDLTGGNKLGFQLWSTSVAGASATIISDAFMNPFDVVKQRMQMYNNTYSSVWECARYVYRTEGLRAFFLSYPTTLTMTVPFTAIQFATYEWAKGILNPSHSYSPFTHVVAGGFAGAMSAACTNPLDVAKTLLQTRGLSHDKEISSATSMTRAFQIIYAREGLRGFARGLSPRIFTHMPSNALCWLSYESFRFALREKPVL from the coding sequence ATGACTGTGGAAAAAACTCCTAATGTCTTTATTGCACCTGATATGCCTATTGATGAGGCTGTCGAGCCCGAAATCGATTACGAAGGCCTCGGCGATAACTATCCTCTTCATATCAATATGTTGGCGGGCTCTTTGGCCGGTATTACAGAGCATGCCGTCATGTTTCCCGTTGATGTTGTAAGAACGCGTATGCAAGTGCTTACGTCCTCTCCAACCGCCACATATTCTGGTATTTTCGATGCCTTCTCACGAATCAGCTCATTGGAAGGTGCACGTACGCTTTGGAAAGGCATCGCCTCAGTCATCCTGGGTGCAGgtccagcgcatgctctCTACTTCGGAACATATGAGCTCGTGAAAGACCTCACAGGTGGTAATAAGCTCGGTTTTCAGCTCTGGAGTACCTCGGTTGCGGGCGCCTCTGCTACAATTATCTCCGATGCATTTATGAATCCGTTTGACGTTGTTaagcagcgcatgcaaaTGTACAACAACACTTACTCATCTGTTTGGGAATGTGCGCGGTATGTATACCGAACAGAAGGCTTGCGCGCATTCTTCTTGTCGTATCCCACAACGCTCACAATGACTGTACCTTTCACGGCTATTCAGTTTGCCACGTATGAATGGGCTAAGGGTATTTTGAACCCCTCGCACTCTTATTCTCCATTTACGCACGTTGTGGCTGGTGGTTTTGCCGGCGCCATGTCAGCTGCGTGCACGAACCCGCTAGACGTTGCTAAAACCCTGCTGCAGACTCGAGGGTTGAGTCACGACAAGGAGATTAGCTCGGCTACCTCGATGACTCGCGCATTCCAAATCATTTATGCACGAGAGGGTCTCCGTGGCTTTGCTCGTGGTCTTTCACCTCGCATCTTTACACATATGCCCTCGAATGCCTTATGCTGGCTCTCATACGAGAGTTTCCGGTTTGCTCTGCGTGAAAAGCCTGTGTTGTAA
- a CDS encoding translation initiation factor 3 subunit G has protein sequence MSAAATLPPENGNKVNWADDESEGNAGSRIEKHDEGDGVQTVVEYRRNADGKQVKVTRRIKRTLISTKVNHFVAERKNWHKFGLEKNAAPGPNSGTTSIGANVQVKLTAGATKEPEPDPTEAMREKLANKRVQCRLCKGDHYTARCPYRDTLEAIPGAGGDVPDSDTVAAAAAAGVSLTNEAATGKVGSVAAALGGAGGGSRYKPPSLRSGAVPSSGMGGPTQRDETATLRVTNLSEDAEEEDLRDLFRYYGRVTRIFVGRDRETGLCKGFAYVNFEDRASADLARQKLDGYPYNNLILSCQWSQPRGERPH, from the coding sequence ATgtctgctgctgcgacgctcCCCCCTGAAAACGGAAACAAAGTAAACTGGGCTGATGATGAAAGCGAAGGAAATGCTGGCTCCCGTATTGAGAAGCATGACGAAGGAGATGGTGTCCAGACCGTTGTAGAATACCGCCGTAACGCGGATGGCAAACAAGTCAAGGTCACACGTCGCATTAAGCGCACCTTGATCAGTACCAAAGTCAATCACTTCGTTGCTGAGCGTAAAAATTGGCACAAGTTTGGTTTGGAAAAGAACGCGGCTCCAGGACCCAACTCGGGTACAACTTCGATTGGTGCAAATGTGCAGGTGAAGCTAACGGCGGGTGCGACGAAAGAACCTGAGCCTGATCCAACTGAAGCAATGCGTGAGAAGCTTGCGAACAAACGTGTGCAATGTCGTCTATGTAAGGGTGACCACTACACAGCACGCTGCCCATATCGTGACACGCTTGAGGCCATCCCAGGCGCTGGTGGTGACGTTCCAGACAGCGATACGGTggctgctgccgctgccgctggtgTTTCATTGACAAATGAGGCAGCGACGGGCAAGGTGGGCTCTGTGGCTGCGGCACTCGGAGGAGCTGGCGGTGGAAGCAGGTACAAGCCGCCAAGTTTGCGCTCAGGAGCCGTGCCATCGTCTGGTATGGGTGGTCCAACGCAACGAGACGAGActgcgacgctgcgtgtAACCAACTTGAGTGAAGATgccgaggaagaagatCTGCGCGACCTGTTCCGCTACTATGGTCGCGTGACGCGTATCTTTGTGGGTCGTGACCGTGAAACAGGTCTATGCAAGGGCTTTGCCTACGTCAACTTTGAGGACCGCGCCTCAGCGGACCTCGCTCGACAAAAGCTCGACGGATACCCATACAACAATCTCATCCTCAGCTGCCAGTGGTCACAACCCCGTGGCGAGAGGCCGCATTAA
- a CDS encoding V-type H+-transporting ATPase subunit E, with the protein MSHAMNDEEVITELKKMVAFIRQEAVEKAREIQVKADEEFAIEKAKFVRQEGMSLDTQYDKKKKQFEVSQRIAKSNQSNKARLEILKSREENLQNLFTEAQERLTKVSENANSYKELLAKLLLESLLILHENKVQVITRSNDVQIVQGVVDEALKKYKDVTGRESKVDVSEGLPKDSAGGIIVSARNNTIRLDNTLEQRLRLLEEKMLPEIRLNLFGPNKQRKFFT; encoded by the exons ATGTCACACGCCATGAACGACGAGGAAGTGATCACAGAGCTCAAAAAGATGGTGGCATTCATCCGCCAAGAGGCTGTAGAAAAAGCGCGAGAAATCCAGGTCAAGGCTGATGAGGAATTTGCCATCGAAAAGGCCAAGTTTGTTCGTCAAGAGGGCATGAGCCTTGATACGCAGTATGACAAGAAGAAAAAGCAGTTTGAAGTGTCTCAGCGGATTGCGAAGTCAAACCAAAGCAATAAGGCTCGTCTTGAAATTCTCAAGTCCCGCGAAGAGAACCTGCAGAACTTGTTTACAGAGGCTCAGGAGCGCCTGACCAAGGTGAGCGAGAATGCCAATTCGTATAAGGAACTGCTGGCTAAGCTTTTACTTGAGAGTCTTTTAATTCTTCATGAAAACAAAGTTCAAGTCATTACCCGCTCGAATGATGTACAGATTGTGCAGGGTGTGGTGGACGAGGCTCTGAAGAAGTACAAAGACGTGACGGGTCGTGAGTCCAAGGTCGATGTTAGTGAAGGTCTTCCCAAAGACAGCGCCGGTGGCATTATTGTATCGGCTCGCAACAACACCATTCGTCTAGACAATACACTCGAACAACGCCTCAGGCTCCTGGAAGAGAAA ATGCTGCCTGAGATTCGCCTCAACTTATTTGGGCCAAacaagcagcgcaa GTTCTTTACGTAG
- a CDS encoding large subunit ribosomal protein L54, producing MSMLVRALRATHAHMACNRASVAVLNSAQSHVFRFAHTEAIGKDASEHVEPAQQDLPSAAPAGTVLSGLSIYKDKPDPIAKPDHEYPSWLWDLLEDPAIKPKKALVIGDVDTTGMSKGEARAALKRGAKIARAAVRKQAMMEAKEKARLERMTDTQRAALAAEAEAKAKAKAESMTITDTLEEERSQRRVLRKSRRDAIKSSNFVRAA from the exons ATGTCGATGCTTGTGAGAGCATTGCGTgccacacacgcacatATGGCGTGCAATCGAGCGTCAGTCGCAGTTCTGAATAGCGCTCAGTCCCATGTGTTCCGTTTCGCTCATACGGAAGCTATTGGAAAGGACGCATCGGAGCACGTTGAGCCAGCACAACAAG ATTTGCCCTCTGCAGCTCCGGCAGGAACAGTTCTCTCAGGACTGTCAATATATAAGGATAAGCCCGACCCTATCGCAAAGCCTGATCACGAGTATCCCAGCTGGTTATGGGATTTGCTGGAAGATCCTGCGATCAAACCCAAAAAGGCCCTCGTGATAGGTGATGTCGACACGACAGGCATGTCAAAGGGTGAAGCGCGTGCTGCCTTGAAACGCGGTGCTAAgatcgcacgcgcagctgTCCGAAAACAGGCGATGATGGAAGCGAAGGAGAAAGCTCGCCTGGAGCGCATGACAGATACACAGCGAGCAGCCCTAGCAGCTGAGGCAGAAGCTAAGGCCAAAGCCAAGGCTGAGTCTATGACTATAACCGACACATTAGAGGAGGAACGTTCGCAGCGTCGTGTGCTGCGAAAATCACGGAGAGATGCTATTAAATCTAGCAACTTTGTGCGCGCTGCCTAG
- a CDS encoding small G protein signaling modulator 3, with translation MLPHKAHVYEERAPVDVHPLSVCTEDSPQITRVDSPPSPVPLPEPPACIKAAFEDVEHAIWQDIAASLPNHSKMVHHWLDAQDNTARAVLYIMSRALERLVLEPSDRVEATLRQAMDEELHDSQHVVSNEPFEIEKEPFRVLEWIVALAHATAPRSPSTGSETGTASPNEEESHCSSEEPSGRDRLMELKPMVPLESCPPPLAPRHESASDLDRNNPIFVDHYGFLYGVSVTDYWRQAQETPESTQDTPSPDPSPSPSATSPVMKLGLVESVPQTRMTMSSSLTLPQPTPTLETSVISAMSDKHHGNAVSSTVPRLVRHVHDMYEEQEKERKAKWDEFLAHVHASSSSAMDSEPETIWHNMFVALRSSPDTARGQSDAHRFQALCEGGIPMTYRPAVWTECSHALSWAEPGRYADLHAQSNKESRQIALDVHRTMPTNLFFGGHGPGVPKLKRLLTAYAHFNVDYGYCQGMNNLAAVLLLAFTNEEDAFWVLVGTIHTILPPGYYAPDMLVPQADQKILTQLVRAGMPKLSTHMEQLGVELPAVTFSWFLSLFTACLPIQTVFRVWDMLFLEGNVILFRVAFAILSLKSKALLDTPTAASFYQQLHMATAYWYDADELVSTCLSMREKIRASDISARRAKLLKRLRDSFSQSVSTPP, from the coding sequence ATGCTGCCACACAAGGCGCACGTCTACGAGGAACGTGCGCCTGTGGATGTGCATCCTCTCAGTGTGTGTACAGAAGATTCGCCGCAGATCACAAGAGTCGATTCGCCGCCATCGCCTGTTCCACTCCCGGAACCACCGGCCTGTATTAAGGCAGCCTTCGAAGACGTGGAGCATGCCATATGGCAAGACATTGCCGCTTCGCTCCCGAATCACTCGAAAATGGTACATCATTGGCTTGATGCCCAAGATAACACAGCGAGAGCTGTCTTGTACATCATGTCACGAGCTCTAGAGCGACTTGTGCTCGAACCGTCCGATCGCGTGGAAGCAACGCTGCGTCAGGCTATGGATGAAGAGCTTCATGACTCGCAGCATGTCGTCTCGAATGAGCCTTTTGAGATTGAAAAGGAACCCTTTCGAGTGCTTGAATGGATTGTAGCTCTTGCGCATGCAACGGCACCTCGTTCGCCGTCCACGGGAAGCGAGACAGGTACAGCGAGTCCCAATGAAGAGGAGTCTCATTGCTCGTCAGAAGAGCCTTCAGGACGTGACCGGCTGATGGAGCTCAAGCCTATGGTGCCACTCGAATCGTGCCCACCTCCTTTAGCACCACGACATGAATCTGCCTCTGATCTGGATCGAAACAATCCCATATTTGTCGATCACTACGGCTTTTTGTACGGCGTGTCGGTTACAGATTATTGGCGGCAAGCACAAGAAACGCCGGAAAGTACCCAAGATACACCGAGTCCGGATCCTTCGCCTAGCCCGAGTGCTACATCGCCGGTCATGAAGTTGGGACTAGTGGAGTCTGTGCCGCAAACTCGTATGACTATGTCGAGTAGCTTGACATTGCCGCAACCAACTCCTACGCTTGAAACCAGCGTCATTTCTGCCATGTCAGACAAACATCACGGAAACGCTGTCTCTTCCACCGTACCTCGTCTTGTTCGACACGTACACGATATGTATGAAGAACAAGAGAAAGAGCGCAAAGCAAAATGGGACGAATTTCTCGCACATGTGCACGCGTCATCTTCATCAGCGATGGACTCAGAGCCAGAAACCATTTGGCACAATATGTTTGTGGCCCTGCGCTCGAGCCCAGACACCGCTCGCGGTCAAAGCGATGCGCACCGATTTCAGGCGTTGTGTGAAGGCGGCATCCCCATGACATATCGACCGGCCGTATGGACAGAATGTTCACATGCTCTTTCCTGGGCAGAGCCGGGCAGGTATGCAGATCTGCACGCCCAAAGCAACAAAGAGTCGCGGCAAATTGCTCTAGATGTTCACCGCACCATGCCGACCAATCTATTTTTTGGGGGACATGGTCCGGGAGTGCCGAAATTAAAACGCTTACTCACGGCATACGCGCATTTCAATGTCGATTATGGCTACTGCCAAGGCATGAATAATCTTGCGGCTGTTCTCCTGCTAGCCTTCACAAATGAAGAAGACGCATTTTGGGTTCTGGTCGGCACCATACATACGATACTGCCGCCAGGATACTACGCGCCTGATATGCTAGTGCCACAAGCAGATCAGAAAATTCTTACGCAACTTGTGCGTGCCGGTATGCCCAAATTAAGTACACACATGGAGCAATTGGGCGTTGAATTACCAGCTGTTACGTTTTCATGGTTCCTTTCCCTATTTACCGCATGCTTGCCTATCCAAACCGTTTTTCGCGTGTGGGATATGCTGTTTTTAGAAGGCAACGTGATTCTATTCCGTGTGGCTTTCGCCATTTTGTCGCTCAAGTCCAAGGCACTACTCGATACCCCGACAGCCGCGTCGTTCTACCAGCAACTCCACATGGCCACCGCATATTGGTACGATGCTGACGAGCTTGTATCGACATGCCTCAGCATGCGAGAAAAGATTCGTGCAAGCGATATATcagctcggcgcgccaaACTACTGAAACGGCTGCGTGACAGCTTTTCTCAATCAGTCTCTACACCTCCATAG